One genomic region from Rhodothermales bacterium encodes:
- a CDS encoding zinc-dependent metalloprotease, with protein sequence MHTLRHLALATLIGAVFTAGCASTKGGQPATPPAAAAAAKKADDAKNGMKPYKEIVTEKMASDEGLFTIHRDGQTLLYEIPNAMLGRELLLVTRIARTANDIGYGGEKANTQVVRWQRMDDKVLLRIVSYENVASEQDPIFQAVQNSNFEPIIQAFDIKALSTDSSAVVIDVSTLFTDDVPVIGLQKSRRDTYKVRRLDKTRTFINSAKSYPENVEVRHVLTYDAAEPPSNGSSSSISLEMNQSMILLPANPMQPRLCDKRVGFFSVQLTDYGRDAQKAEERCYITRWRLEPKDPAAMARGELTEPVKPIVYYIDPATPAKWRPYLKQGVEDWNRAFEAAGFRNAIMAKDPPSAEEDPEFSPEDVRYSVIRYFSSDVQNAYGPHVHDPRTGEILESDIGWYHNVMNLLRNWFFVQTAAINPDARSVKFRDEVMGRLIRFVSAHEVGHTLGLPHNWGSSVAYPVDSLRSKAFTDAMGTAPSIMDYARFNYVAQPGDGVTNLMPDIGVYDKWAVKWGYSPLPQASSPDAERPILNQWVVSHAGDPMYFYGRQGPRIDPRSQNEDLGDDAARASDYGIANLKIILENLVSWTEEEAKDYDDLNELYGQIAGQWNRYVGHVAVNVGGFYENFKTYDQDGAVYDMVPEARQRESMAWLDAQVFQTPTWMLNEDVLRRIEGVGAMDRLRRYQVGAVNTLLDPQRLARMMEAEVMMGDETYTPAELFADLRGSIWTELGTTGSIDAFRRNLQRGYLERLEYLMTQEAPPTPAFFASFGYTNVDVSQSDIRAYVRGELETLQTEVDRALARRGDTMRRLHLQDVKARIEKILDPD encoded by the coding sequence ATGCATACACTGAGACATCTGGCGCTGGCCACCCTGATCGGCGCCGTGTTCACCGCGGGGTGCGCGAGCACGAAGGGCGGGCAGCCGGCCACCCCGCCGGCGGCGGCCGCCGCGGCCAAAAAGGCGGACGACGCCAAAAACGGCATGAAGCCGTACAAGGAAATCGTCACCGAAAAGATGGCGTCCGACGAAGGACTCTTCACCATCCACCGCGACGGGCAGACGCTGCTTTACGAAATCCCGAACGCGATGCTCGGCCGCGAGCTGCTGCTCGTCACGCGCATCGCGCGCACGGCCAACGACATCGGTTACGGCGGCGAAAAAGCGAATACCCAGGTGGTTCGCTGGCAGCGCATGGACGACAAGGTGCTCCTGCGCATCGTGAGCTACGAAAACGTGGCCAGCGAACAGGATCCGATTTTCCAGGCGGTTCAGAACTCGAACTTCGAACCGATCATCCAGGCGTTCGACATCAAGGCGCTCAGCACCGACTCCTCCGCCGTGGTCATCGACGTCAGCACGCTGTTCACCGACGACGTGCCCGTCATCGGCCTCCAGAAATCGCGCCGCGACACGTACAAGGTGCGCCGGCTCGACAAGACACGGACTTTCATCAACTCCGCCAAAAGCTATCCCGAAAACGTCGAGGTCCGTCACGTCCTCACCTACGACGCCGCCGAGCCGCCCTCGAACGGCTCGTCGAGTTCGATCTCCCTGGAGATGAACCAGTCGATGATCCTGCTGCCGGCCAACCCGATGCAGCCGCGGCTGTGCGACAAGCGGGTCGGTTTTTTCAGCGTACAGCTGACGGACTACGGGCGCGACGCGCAGAAGGCGGAAGAGCGCTGCTACATTACGCGGTGGCGTCTCGAGCCGAAAGATCCGGCCGCGATGGCCCGGGGCGAACTCACAGAGCCGGTCAAGCCGATCGTCTACTACATCGACCCGGCGACGCCGGCCAAATGGCGCCCCTATCTGAAGCAGGGCGTCGAGGACTGGAACCGCGCCTTCGAGGCGGCCGGCTTCCGCAACGCGATCATGGCCAAGGATCCTCCCTCGGCCGAGGAAGACCCCGAATTCAGCCCGGAGGACGTCCGCTATTCGGTGATCCGCTACTTCTCCTCCGATGTACAGAACGCGTACGGCCCCCACGTGCACGATCCGCGCACCGGCGAAATCCTCGAGAGCGACATCGGCTGGTATCACAACGTGATGAACCTGCTGCGCAACTGGTTTTTCGTGCAGACGGCCGCCATCAATCCGGATGCCCGCAGCGTCAAGTTCCGGGATGAGGTGATGGGCCGGCTGATCCGGTTCGTCTCCGCGCACGAGGTCGGGCATACACTCGGTCTGCCCCATAACTGGGGGTCCAGCGTCGCGTATCCGGTCGATTCGCTCCGGTCCAAGGCCTTCACCGATGCGATGGGCACGGCGCCGTCGATCATGGACTATGCGCGGTTCAACTACGTCGCCCAGCCGGGCGACGGCGTGACGAACCTGATGCCGGATATCGGGGTGTACGACAAGTGGGCGGTCAAATGGGGATACAGCCCGCTCCCGCAGGCTTCCTCGCCCGACGCCGAGCGCCCGATCCTCAACCAGTGGGTGGTATCCCACGCCGGCGACCCGATGTACTTCTACGGTCGGCAGGGTCCGCGCATCGATCCCCGCTCCCAGAACGAGGACCTGGGCGACGACGCGGCCAGGGCGAGCGATTACGGCATCGCCAACCTCAAGATCATCCTGGAGAACCTGGTCTCATGGACCGAGGAAGAAGCGAAGGATTACGACGACCTCAACGAGCTCTACGGCCAGATCGCCGGCCAGTGGAACCGGTATGTGGGCCATGTGGCGGTGAACGTCGGCGGGTTCTACGAGAACTTCAAGACCTACGACCAGGACGGCGCGGTGTACGACATGGTGCCGGAAGCCCGTCAGCGCGAATCCATGGCGTGGCTCGACGCCCAGGTGTTCCAGACTCCGACGTGGATGCTGAACGAGGACGTGCTGCGCCGGATCGAAGGCGTCGGGGCGATGGATCGGCTCCGTCGCTACCAGGTGGGCGCCGTCAACACGCTGCTCGACCCGCAGCGCCTGGCGCGCATGATGGAGGCGGAGGTGATGATGGGCGACGAGACCTACACGCCGGCCGAGCTGTTCGCGGATCTGCGCGGAAGCATCTGGACCGAACTCGGCACGACCGGCTCGATCGACGCGTTCCGCCGCAACCTCCAGCGCGGCTACCTGGAGCGGCTTGAATACCTGATGACCCAGGAGGCCCCGCCGACGCCGGCGTTCTTCGCTTCCTTCGGGTACACGAACGTCGACGTCAGCCAGTCGGACATCCGCGCCTACGTCCGCGGCGAGCTCGAAACGCTCCAGACGGAAGTCGACCGCGCCCTCGCCCGCCGCGGCGACACCATGCGCCGGCTCCACCTGCAGGACGTGAAGGCCCGCATCGAGAAGATCCTGGATCCGGATTGA
- a CDS encoding DUF885 family protein, with protein sequence MRSIAIFLLFAGLVAGFRPPDPASYEDLLDLFQAWRDFQHPRVDDGVPDYTAKAMAAQHRGLAGYRERLAAIDTSGWSVAQQVDYHLVRAEMNGLDFDHRVRRPWENNPAFYTMIWPSQSDVPAREGPVIYGAIELWQYPLPHSGDDARRLGERIRAIPPLLDQARRNLTGNARDLWTAGIRALGEQQRDLDALAARVAGSPLEADARAASEATARFIGWLESKADEKTGPSGIGVEHYDWFVRNVMLVPYTWAEQVAMMKRELARAHAALKLEEHRNRHLPSLRPIDDEEEYDRKMNAAVTEYMAFLEDEDVVSIKPYMDGALRARIGRYAPPVDGRREFFAEANYRDALVMRTHGYHWIDLARMAEEPHPSPIRREPLLYNSFVSRAEGMATAMEEMMMHAGLFDGRPRARELIYVLLAQRAARALGDLYMHSNDFTMQEAVQFASAWTPRGWLPADGQTVFFEQHLYLQQPMYGTSYLIGKIQIEDLIARLSLQQGDAFTLKRFMDSLNERGVIPVSMMAWEMTGDRETVSAWLTP encoded by the coding sequence ATGCGATCGATCGCCATTTTCCTTCTGTTCGCCGGCCTCGTGGCGGGATTCCGTCCGCCGGACCCCGCCTCGTACGAAGACCTGCTCGACCTCTTCCAGGCCTGGCGCGATTTCCAGCACCCCCGGGTCGACGACGGGGTGCCGGACTACACGGCGAAGGCGATGGCCGCGCAGCATCGGGGCCTCGCCGGCTACCGGGAGCGCCTGGCCGCAATCGATACCTCGGGCTGGTCCGTCGCGCAGCAGGTCGACTACCACCTCGTGCGCGCCGAGATGAACGGGCTGGACTTCGACCACCGGGTGCGGCGACCCTGGGAGAACAACCCGGCGTTTTACACGATGATCTGGCCGTCGCAGTCCGACGTGCCGGCGCGCGAGGGACCCGTCATTTACGGCGCCATCGAATTGTGGCAGTACCCCCTCCCGCATTCCGGCGACGACGCCCGGCGGCTCGGCGAGCGCATCCGCGCCATCCCGCCGCTGCTGGATCAGGCCCGGCGTAACCTGACGGGCAACGCCCGGGATCTGTGGACCGCCGGCATCCGCGCCCTGGGCGAACAGCAGCGCGATCTCGATGCGCTCGCGGCGCGCGTGGCCGGCAGTCCGCTCGAAGCCGATGCGCGCGCGGCGTCCGAGGCGACGGCCCGGTTCATCGGTTGGCTGGAGTCGAAGGCGGACGAGAAAACGGGGCCGTCCGGCATCGGGGTGGAGCACTACGACTGGTTCGTGCGCAACGTCATGCTCGTGCCGTACACCTGGGCCGAGCAGGTCGCGATGATGAAACGCGAACTCGCCCGGGCCCATGCGGCGCTGAAGCTGGAGGAACACCGCAACCGGCACCTGCCGTCCCTGCGTCCGATCGACGATGAGGAGGAATACGACCGCAAGATGAACGCCGCGGTCACCGAGTACATGGCGTTCCTCGAAGACGAGGACGTGGTCTCGATCAAGCCCTATATGGATGGCGCGCTGCGCGCCCGGATCGGGCGGTATGCGCCGCCCGTGGATGGCCGGCGCGAGTTCTTCGCCGAGGCCAATTACCGGGATGCCCTGGTGATGCGCACCCATGGCTATCACTGGATCGACCTCGCGCGCATGGCCGAGGAGCCGCACCCGAGCCCGATCCGCCGGGAGCCCCTGCTCTACAACAGCTTCGTGAGCCGCGCCGAGGGGATGGCGACGGCGATGGAGGAGATGATGATGCACGCCGGCCTGTTCGACGGCCGGCCCCGGGCACGGGAGCTGATCTATGTGCTCCTCGCCCAGCGCGCCGCGCGGGCGCTCGGCGACCTCTACATGCACAGCAACGACTTTACCATGCAGGAAGCCGTCCAGTTCGCCTCCGCATGGACGCCGCGGGGCTGGCTGCCGGCGGACGGGCAAACCGTGTTCTTCGAACAGCACCTGTACCTGCAGCAGCCGATGTACGGGACGAGCTATCTGATAGGGAAGATCCAGATCGAGGACCTGATCGCCCGGCTTTCGCTCCAGCAGGGCGACGCCTTTACCCTGAAACGGTTTATGGACTCGTTGAATGAACGCGGCGTTATCCCGGTGTCGATGATGGCCTGGGAGATGACGGGCGACCGGGAGACGGTGTCGGCATGGCTGACGCCGTAA
- a CDS encoding BlaI/MecI/CopY family transcriptional regulator, translated as MARKTSTTLTDAELRLMDIVWDLGPATVQHVVDALPADEPLAYSTVLTMMRILERKGYLAHSKEGRAFIYRPLIGRDEARKGALKHIIQRFFDDSPELLVLNLMENDAIDAKDLDRLKALLDAASEDE; from the coding sequence ATGGCGCGTAAAACATCGACCACCCTCACCGACGCCGAGCTGCGGCTCATGGACATCGTGTGGGATCTTGGCCCGGCCACCGTTCAGCACGTCGTGGACGCCCTCCCGGCCGACGAGCCGCTCGCGTACAGCACGGTCCTGACCATGATGCGGATCCTGGAGCGCAAGGGATATCTGGCCCATTCGAAAGAAGGTCGCGCCTTTATCTACCGGCCCCTGATCGGACGCGACGAGGCCCGCAAGGGCGCGCTGAAGCATATCATCCAGCGCTTTTTCGACGACTCCCCGGAGCTGCTGGTGCTCAATCTGATGGAAAACGACGCGATCGACGCGAAGGACCTGGATCGGTTGAAGGCCCTGCTCGATGCGGCTTCGGAGGACGAATAA
- a CDS encoding S9 family peptidase gives MNIRTLAVLALCLVAPAVFAQQASEITLERLFSSPEFYGQRAGQSRWLDDNNGYTMLERSATLPGGVDLVRHDPSSGGRDIIVPAQRFVPAGASEPLAIEDYDWSSDGLKLLIYTNSERVWRANTRGDYWVLDIANGTLKQLGGGAPASTMMFAKFSPDGTRVGYVQGHNLYVQHLADGKIDQLTSDGSEKLINGTFDWVYEEEFFLRDGWRWSPDGRSIAFWQLDATGVRDFLMINNTDSLYSFTIPVQYPKAGTTNSSCRVGVIPAAGGDIVWFEPSDDLRNHYIARMEWAANSDEIVMQHLNRQQNRLEVILGNARTGEMRTVLTEVDDAWIDVQNREDFRWLAAGKRFTWVSERDGWRRVYLADRATGALTPITPEAADVLSIVYIDEKGGWLYYMASPDNATQQYLYRALLNGKGKVTRLTPENQPGTHSYDIAPGAKWAFHTYSSFGVPPVTELVSLPKHRTLQTVVDNAALKGRLAGLSLGKTRFLRIDIGDGVELDAYEILPPDFDPSRKYPVLFHVYGEPWSQTVVDRWGGHQYLWHQMLAQQGYIVMSVDNRGTPGPRGRDWRKIVHGSIGVLASADQAAAARKVAEWPYVDASRIAIWGWSGGGSMTLNAMFRYPEVYNTGMSVAPVPDQRYYDTIYQERYMGLPQENPDGYRQGSPINFAEHLRGNLLLVHGTGDDNVHYQGSEALINKLVQANRPFTMMAYPNRSHGIFEGPGTTRHLYELLTRYLKQNMPPGPQEGSGL, from the coding sequence ATGAACATTCGCACGCTCGCCGTCCTGGCGCTGTGCCTCGTTGCGCCGGCGGTATTCGCGCAGCAGGCTTCCGAAATCACCCTCGAACGGCTCTTCAGCTCGCCCGAGTTTTACGGCCAGCGCGCCGGCCAGAGCCGTTGGCTCGACGACAACAACGGATACACCATGCTCGAGCGCTCGGCGACGCTGCCGGGCGGCGTCGATCTCGTCCGCCACGACCCGTCCAGCGGCGGGCGAGACATCATCGTGCCGGCGCAGCGCTTCGTGCCGGCGGGGGCGTCTGAACCGCTGGCCATCGAGGACTACGACTGGTCTTCCGACGGGCTCAAGCTGCTCATCTACACGAACTCGGAACGCGTCTGGCGCGCAAACACGCGGGGCGACTACTGGGTGCTCGATATCGCCAACGGCACGCTCAAGCAGCTCGGCGGCGGCGCGCCGGCGTCCACGATGATGTTCGCCAAGTTCTCGCCCGACGGCACCCGCGTCGGCTACGTGCAGGGGCACAACCTGTACGTCCAGCACCTCGCCGACGGCAAGATCGACCAGCTTACGTCGGACGGTTCCGAGAAGCTGATCAACGGGACGTTCGACTGGGTCTACGAGGAGGAGTTTTTCCTGCGCGACGGCTGGCGATGGAGTCCGGACGGCCGGTCGATCGCCTTCTGGCAGCTCGACGCGACCGGGGTGCGCGACTTTCTGATGATCAACAATACGGATTCGCTCTATTCGTTCACCATCCCCGTCCAGTACCCGAAGGCCGGCACCACGAACTCGTCGTGCCGCGTCGGCGTGATCCCCGCCGCCGGTGGCGACATCGTGTGGTTCGAGCCGTCGGACGATCTCCGCAACCATTACATCGCCCGGATGGAGTGGGCCGCCAATTCCGATGAGATCGTCATGCAGCACCTCAACCGCCAGCAGAATCGGCTCGAGGTGATCCTGGGCAACGCCCGCACCGGGGAGATGCGGACGGTGCTGACCGAGGTGGATGACGCCTGGATCGACGTGCAGAACCGCGAAGACTTCCGCTGGCTCGCCGCCGGCAAACGGTTTACCTGGGTCAGCGAGCGCGACGGATGGCGGCGTGTTTATCTGGCGGACCGCGCCACCGGTGCGCTGACGCCGATCACCCCGGAGGCGGCGGACGTGTTGTCCATCGTCTATATCGACGAAAAGGGCGGCTGGCTCTACTACATGGCCTCGCCCGACAACGCTACCCAGCAGTACCTGTATCGCGCGCTCCTCAACGGCAAAGGCAAGGTCACCCGGCTGACCCCCGAGAACCAGCCCGGCACCCATAGCTACGACATCGCTCCCGGCGCAAAATGGGCCTTCCACACCTATTCGAGCTTCGGCGTGCCGCCGGTGACCGAGCTGGTCTCCCTCCCGAAACACCGGACGCTGCAGACGGTGGTGGATAATGCGGCGTTGAAAGGCCGCCTCGCCGGCCTCTCGCTGGGCAAGACGCGCTTCCTGCGGATCGACATTGGCGATGGGGTGGAACTGGACGCCTACGAGATCCTGCCGCCGGATTTTGATCCCTCCCGCAAATACCCCGTCCTGTTCCACGTCTACGGCGAGCCCTGGTCGCAGACGGTGGTCGACCGCTGGGGCGGTCATCAGTACCTGTGGCACCAGATGCTGGCGCAGCAGGGGTATATCGTGATGAGTGTGGATAACCGGGGCACGCCGGGTCCGCGCGGACGCGACTGGCGGAAGATCGTCCACGGGTCCATCGGCGTGCTCGCCTCGGCCGATCAGGCCGCCGCCGCCCGGAAGGTGGCGGAATGGCCCTACGTCGATGCCTCCCGCATCGCGATCTGGGGCTGGAGCGGCGGCGGGTCGATGACGCTCAACGCCATGTTCCGGTATCCCGAGGTGTACAACACCGGCATGTCCGTCGCGCCCGTGCCCGACCAGCGCTATTACGATACCATCTACCAGGAGCGGTACATGGGCCTGCCGCAGGAAAACCCGGACGGCTATCGCCAGGGCTCGCCGATCAACTTCGCCGAGCACTTACGCGGCAACCTCCTGCTCGTCCATGGCACCGGCGACGACAACGTACACTACCAGGGCTCGGAGGCGCTCATCAACAAGCTCGTCCAGGCCAACCGCCCGTTTACGATGATGGCCTACCCGAACCGGTCGCACGGCATCTTTGAAGGCCCCGGCACGACGCGGCACCTCTACGAACTCCTGACCCGGTATCTGAAGCAGAACATGCCGCCCGGACCGCAGGAAGGATCGGGGTTGTGA
- a CDS encoding YbjQ family protein has protein sequence MIITTQDELVDYQIVQTLGLVRGNTIRARHLGKDILAGLRSLVGGEITEYTKMLAEAREQALDRMALNASRLGANAIVGVRFVTAPVMQGAAELLAYGTAVKVVKR, from the coding sequence ATGATCATCACGACACAGGACGAACTGGTCGACTATCAGATCGTGCAGACGCTGGGGCTGGTCCGCGGCAACACGATCCGGGCGCGGCATCTGGGCAAGGACATTCTGGCGGGGCTACGGAGCCTCGTCGGGGGCGAGATCACCGAATACACCAAGATGTTGGCGGAAGCGCGCGAGCAGGCGCTCGATCGCATGGCGCTGAACGCCAGCCGGCTGGGGGCGAACGCCATCGTCGGCGTGCGGTTCGTTACCGCGCCGGTGATGCAGGGCGCCGCGGAGCTGCTGGCATACGGAACGGCCGTCAAGGTGGTAAAACGATGA
- a CDS encoding DNA-3-methyladenine glycosylase I yields the protein MPIRCAWVTDDPLYLAYHDDEWGVPVHDDRRLFEMILLEGAQAGLSWITVLKRREGYRAAYDGFDPEKIARWDDARCDALLQDPRIIRNRLKVEAARKNAIAYLDILQETGSFSTYLWQFVGGTPIHNHWKTIRDAPTSTPESDAMSRALKKRGFTFVGSTICYAFMQAVGMVNDHTTDCFRYTSGR from the coding sequence ATGCCAATCCGCTGCGCCTGGGTCACCGACGATCCGCTGTATCTGGCTTATCACGACGACGAGTGGGGCGTGCCGGTCCACGACGACCGCCGCCTCTTCGAGATGATCCTGCTCGAAGGCGCCCAGGCCGGCCTGAGCTGGATCACCGTGCTCAAACGCCGCGAGGGATACCGCGCCGCCTACGACGGGTTCGACCCGGAAAAAATCGCGCGCTGGGACGACGCCAGATGCGACGCCCTCCTGCAAGACCCCCGCATCATCCGGAATCGGCTCAAGGTGGAAGCCGCGCGCAAAAATGCAATCGCATACCTGGATATCCTCCAGGAAACGGGCAGCTTTTCGACGTATTTGTGGCAGTTCGTCGGCGGAACGCCGATCCACAATCACTGGAAGACCATCCGCGACGCGCCCACGTCCACCCCGGAATCCGACGCCATGAGCCGGGCGCTCAAGAAGCGCGGATTCACCTTCGTCGGCTCCACGATCTGCTACGCCTTCATGCAGGCGGTCGGCATGGTGAACGATCATACGACGGACTGCTTTCGGTACACGTCGGGCCGCTAA
- a CDS encoding DoxX family protein produces MSDSANRAITDAIYRVVSLYLGIEFFFWGISNFTGDYAFDERFGYPSWIQIPIGIAETGAGIGLMLPRTNLASLVVLFVVMAGAVGTHLVAGDGGYPTPAKYLLYFGMMLYYRRDAFMRRGSAG; encoded by the coding sequence ATGAGCGACTCCGCGAACCGGGCGATTACGGATGCGATCTATCGCGTCGTGTCCCTCTATCTGGGGATCGAGTTCTTCTTCTGGGGGATCTCGAATTTTACGGGCGACTACGCGTTCGATGAGCGCTTCGGTTATCCGTCCTGGATCCAGATTCCCATCGGCATCGCCGAGACCGGCGCCGGCATCGGGCTGATGCTTCCGCGCACCAACCTGGCGTCGCTCGTCGTGCTGTTTGTCGTGATGGCGGGCGCGGTGGGCACCCATCTTGTCGCGGGGGATGGCGGGTATCCGACGCCGGCCAAGTATCTGCTGTATTTCGGGATGATGCTGTATTACCGCCGGGACGCCTTCATGCGTCGGGGCAGCGCGGGTTGA
- a CDS encoding M56 family metallopeptidase, protein MIHLEGIDRLTAGMLSGVMNGVLPGVLLVAAVWGVMRWLIRPVNATTRYLVWSATLAVCVGIMVVYFRVDPGDGVAETPHREERASLPPAPAKPEDATSVAADAPRTSISGVEAPAVRAMPGQVARRIEGPSLSLPWRQGLLALWALIACALLLRVGIGWAKVRRMKARSRQAPAPVLAILDRALQRALQRTEASRAIRLGISDEIGTAAAIGFATPTILVPQTMIETLDEEELEQVVLHEAAHLLRRDDYTMLIQHVIVAIFFFHPGVLLLSRWMSRDREFAADDWVVALTRRPRAYAACLVKLTQQRARSLSFAPGMGTRKNQLIERVTTILDRERPVSRSVSQATFLAILAGSLVFAGAAVRLAPVIAIPVQEAMAQPSSASAAPVAVMSPSSASDTTGPAGAPVASVAPDRAVPPSAPAAAATVESVQGVAPVERIRPVAVQSEPVSPADAIALPEPAHDVRRVDPGLSAASIRKLLLAAGRIASSGDRAQILVEASVRLPADDAVYEAYIETASAVPSSGDRLRALTALIEGRGLNPSVAASFLAAAKGIPSQGDRGLLLERALERGAIPLDDEATRDAFFDVAQTLSSDTFKRITTALIKRAR, encoded by the coding sequence ATGATACATCTGGAAGGTATCGATCGGCTCACGGCCGGCATGCTGTCGGGCGTGATGAACGGGGTCTTGCCGGGCGTGCTGCTGGTCGCGGCGGTATGGGGCGTCATGCGCTGGCTGATCCGGCCCGTGAACGCGACGACCCGCTACCTGGTCTGGTCCGCCACGCTCGCGGTGTGCGTGGGCATCATGGTGGTGTATTTCCGGGTCGATCCCGGGGATGGCGTGGCGGAGACGCCGCATCGGGAAGAGCGCGCGAGTCTGCCTCCGGCCCCGGCGAAGCCCGAGGACGCGACGAGCGTGGCAGCGGACGCGCCGCGCACATCGATTTCCGGCGTGGAAGCGCCCGCGGTTCGGGCGATGCCGGGGCAGGTGGCGCGGCGTATCGAGGGGCCGTCGCTCAGTTTGCCCTGGCGACAGGGGCTTCTGGCGCTCTGGGCGCTGATCGCATGCGCCCTGTTGCTGCGTGTTGGGATCGGGTGGGCGAAGGTGCGGCGGATGAAAGCACGCAGCCGGCAGGCGCCGGCGCCGGTGTTGGCGATCCTCGACCGCGCCCTGCAGCGCGCCCTGCAGCGCACAGAGGCGTCGCGCGCGATCCGGCTGGGCATCTCGGATGAGATCGGCACGGCCGCCGCCATCGGTTTCGCGACGCCGACCATCCTCGTCCCTCAAACCATGATCGAGACGCTCGACGAAGAGGAACTCGAGCAGGTCGTGCTTCATGAAGCGGCGCATCTGTTGCGCCGCGACGATTACACGATGCTGATCCAGCACGTGATCGTGGCGATCTTCTTTTTTCATCCCGGGGTGTTGCTGCTGAGCCGGTGGATGAGTCGGGACCGCGAGTTCGCCGCTGACGACTGGGTGGTCGCCCTGACGCGTCGGCCCCGGGCCTACGCCGCCTGTCTCGTCAAGCTGACCCAGCAGCGCGCCCGCTCGCTTTCGTTCGCCCCGGGTATGGGTACCCGGAAGAACCAGTTGATCGAGCGCGTGACCACCATCCTGGATCGCGAGCGGCCCGTGTCCCGGTCGGTCTCGCAGGCTACGTTCCTGGCGATACTCGCCGGCTCGCTTGTCTTCGCCGGCGCGGCGGTCCGTTTGGCGCCCGTCATCGCGATACCCGTGCAGGAGGCGATGGCGCAGCCGTCGTCCGCTTCCGCTGCGCCGGTCGCGGTCATGTCGCCGAGCAGTGCGTCGGACACGACGGGTCCGGCGGGCGCCCCTGTCGCCTCGGTCGCCCCGGATCGGGCCGTTCCCCCCTCGGCGCCCGCGGCGGCAGCAACGGTGGAGTCGGTTCAGGGCGTGGCGCCGGTCGAACGCATCAGGCCGGTGGCGGTGCAGTCCGAGCCCGTATCCCCCGCGGACGCGATCGCGCTGCCCGAACCGGCGCATGATGTTCGGAGGGTCGATCCCGGGCTCAGCGCCGCCTCCATCCGCAAGCTGTTGCTGGCGGCCGGACGCATCGCGTCCAGCGGAGATCGCGCGCAGATCCTGGTGGAGGCGTCGGTCCGGCTGCCGGCGGATGACGCCGTCTACGAAGCCTATATCGAGACGGCGTCGGCCGTCCCGTCCTCGGGCGATCGCCTGCGCGCGCTCACCGCGTTGATCGAAGGGCGCGGACTGAATCCTTCGGTGGCCGCGTCGTTCCTGGCCGCGGCAAAGGGCATCCCCTCACAGGGCGACCGGGGTCTTCTGCTGGAGCGTGCGTTGGAGCGGGGAGCCATCCCGCTGGACGACGAAGCCACGCGGGATGCGTTTTTCGATGTCGCCCAGACCCTCTCTTCCGATACGTTCAAGCGGATCACCACCGCGCTCATCAAACGGGCCCGGTAA
- a CDS encoding proline iminopeptidase-family hydrolase produces the protein MKRLFPLFLIALLAGCAKPAPDASLATYFDHTGRDDVLSGGVRMIPIETPVGDFKVWTKRVGNNPDMKVLILHGGPGATHELYEAFDSYLPGAGIEYYYYDQLGSAYSDQPSDTSLWVTERFVEEVEQVRKALGLDETNFYLYGHSWGGVLAIEYAIKYQQHLKGLIVSNMMSDIAAYNAYARDVLGPQLDPDVLAEIRALEARNAFDDPRYSELLVEHYYTQHVLRMPPAEWPDPVNRGFAHLNPEVYVIMQGPSEFGLRGRLLGWDRSEEIAFIRTPTLVIGAEHDTMDPAHMEWMAGQFANGQYLYCPNGSHMAMYDDQETYFEGLIRFIHAVNERGR, from the coding sequence ATGAAACGACTTTTCCCGCTGTTCCTGATTGCGCTCCTCGCCGGCTGCGCGAAGCCGGCGCCCGACGCGTCCCTGGCCACCTACTTCGACCATACCGGGCGCGACGATGTGCTCTCCGGCGGGGTTCGCATGATCCCCATCGAAACCCCGGTCGGCGACTTCAAGGTCTGGACGAAGCGCGTGGGCAACAATCCGGACATGAAAGTGCTGATCCTGCACGGCGGACCGGGGGCCACCCACGAACTCTATGAGGCGTTCGACAGCTACCTTCCCGGCGCCGGCATCGAATATTATTATTACGACCAGCTCGGCTCCGCCTACAGCGACCAGCCGAGCGACACCAGCCTCTGGGTGACGGAGCGTTTCGTGGAGGAGGTGGAGCAGGTCCGCAAGGCGCTGGGGCTGGACGAGACCAATTTTTACCTGTACGGCCATTCCTGGGGCGGCGTGCTCGCCATCGAGTACGCGATCAAGTACCAGCAGCACCTCAAGGGCCTCATCGTCTCCAATATGATGTCCGATATTGCGGCGTACAATGCGTACGCCCGGGATGTGTTGGGTCCTCAGCTCGATCCGGACGTGCTGGCGGAAATCCGCGCGCTGGAGGCTCGAAATGCGTTCGACGATCCGCGCTACAGCGAACTGCTCGTCGAGCACTACTACACGCAGCACGTACTGCGCATGCCGCCGGCCGAATGGCCCGACCCCGTCAACCGCGGGTTCGCGCACCTGAACCCCGAGGTCTATGTGATCATGCAGGGCCCCAGTGAGTTCGGACTCCGCGGCCGGCTGCTGGGGTGGGACCGGTCCGAAGAGATCGCCTTCATCCGCACCCCGACCCTCGTCATCGGCGCCGAGCACGACACGATGGACCCCGCGCACATGGAATGGATGGCCGGCCAGTTCGCCAACGGCCAGTACCTCTATTGCCCCAACGGCAGCCACATGGCGATGTACGACGACCAGGAGACGTACTTCGAGGGGCTGATCCGATTCATCCACGCGGTGAATGAAAGGGGGCGGTAG